From Portunus trituberculatus isolate SZX2019 chromosome 37, ASM1759143v1, whole genome shotgun sequence, one genomic window encodes:
- the LOC123514380 gene encoding protein CASP-like — protein MAVKLQAVISAWKAFGLVEVQRSLDENASELAARQDESEESRKKLVELSREFKKNTPEDVRKQVAPLLKSFQTEIDNLNKRSKFVEASFLNVYKKVIDITDPLPTLEYCAGLEKKVGRLADMEIENKNLKETLRDYNEEFKEVRNQDVTIKNLKEKLKNYEDVIDETVMTKVKEYEKELSQQYTEKERLLHDTQESVVRRLQEAEARVKTLQSTLDVTQSELFELKSKSDESIFAKAEETDILMNDLERANQNAVIAQKEVARLQEQLQAVMASQTSESLNVVASAGNTEPSADSLARSSLEIELASKDKEIAQLVEDLKEVQQCLSDLTYKSSQEVAELQRKRDEDMQKIERLEATILKQKDYEDIKRELHIMKSVEFGGSSTNTNENNQGVSPPKSLEVLLLEKTKALQNENMALRQSNATMTKRVTETEQELTDLRSLVTEQKGLIVNLESDLSSVQSLSTVYRGEGEGSSMPEIVAEAVRASSSCTPPLVSTSSSNTQPPTPTPGGSSPDFPSAAESLLPIVSAQRERFRQRNEELEGELTGKSQQVILLQNELDSLRADNLKLYEKIKFLQSYQGRQSKEDTLAESRYSSQYEEALDPFSSFSRKEKLRRYAALSPFEKVTLSMGRFILGNKTARTVAFLYTTLVHSLVFLVLYKIAHIESCKRDFASDCAEKFAEHMHQVHGENEVSNF, from the coding sequence ATGGCTGTCAAGTTGCAGGCTGTTATAAGTGCATGGAAAGCTTTTGGTTTGGTTGAAGTACAGAGGTCACTTGATGAAAATGCCTCTGAACTTGCTGCCCGCCAAGATGAATCAGAAGAATCACGCAAAAAGTTGGTGGAATTATCCAGAGAATTCAAAAAGAATACACCAGAGGATGTCCGAAAGCAGGTTGCACCATTACTGAAGAGTTTTCAAACAGAAATTGACAACTTAAACAAAAGGAGTAAATTTGTTGAAGCTTCTTTCTTGAATGTCTACAAGAAAGTTATTGATATTACTGATCCTCTCCCCACATTAGAATATTGTGCTGGTCTAGAGAAGAAGGTTGGGCGTCTAGCAGATATGGAAATAGAGAACAAGAATCTGAAAGAAACCCTACGTGACTATAATGAAGAGTTTAAGGAAGTCAGGAATCAGGATGTAACCATAAagaacttgaaagaaaaattaaagaattaTGAAGATGTGATAGATGAAACGGTCATGACCAAAGTCaaagaatatgagaaagaatTAAGCCAACAGTacacagagaaggaaagactgcTCCATGATACTCAAGAGTCAGTTGTAAGGAGACTACAGGAAGCTGAAGCAAGAGTTAAAACACTGCAGTCAACCCTTGATGTTACACAGTCAGAACTATTTGAACTGAAAAGCAAGTCTGATGAATCCATCTTTGCAAAAGCAGAAGAAACCGACATTTTAATGAATGACCTGGAGCGAGCTAACCAGAATGCTGTAATCGCCCAGAAGGAAGTGGCTCGTCTTCAAGAACAACTGCAGGCTGTGATGGCCTCCCAGACTTCTGAGTCATTGAATGTTGTTGCTTCTGCAGGGAATACTGAACCATCAGCAGATTCACTTGCTAGGTCATCTCTAGAAATTGAGTTGGCATCcaaagataaggaaatagctCAACTGGTGGAAGACCTCAAAGAAGTCCAGCAATGTTTAAGTGATTTAACCTACAAATCTTCTCAAGAGGTTGCAGAActtcaaagaaagagagatgaagatatgCAAAAAATTGAAAGGCTTGAAGCAACAATTTTAAAGCAGAAGGATTATGAAGACATAAAGAGAGAACTTCACATTATGAAATCTGTAGAGTTTGGTGGATCCTCCACcaatacaaatgaaaataatcaaGGTGTGTCACCTCCTAAATCTCTTGAAGTTCTTCTTTTAGAGAAGACCAAAGCTCTGCAGAATGAAAACATGGCTTTGAGGCAATCCAATGCAACTATGACAAAGAGAGTGACAGAAACTGAACAGGAGTTGACAGATCTTCGGTCCCTTGTAACAGAACAGAAAGGTTTGATTGTCAATTTGGAATCAGACTTGTCATCTGTTCAGTCTCTTTCTACTGTGTAtcgtggagaaggagaaggttcaTCAATGCCAGAGATTGTTGCTGAGGCTGTCAGAGCTTCCAGTAGCTGCACACCTCCACTTGTATCCACATCCTCATCCAACACTCAGCCTCCCACTCCTACACCAGGAGGGTCATCTCCTGATTTCCCTTCAGCAGCTGAGTCTCTCCTACCAATTGTTTCTGCTCAGCGAGAACGTTTTCGGCAGCGTAATGAGGAGTTGGAAGGAGAACTTACTGGGAAAAGCCAGCAAGTGATTTTATTACAGAACGAATTGGATTCTCTCAGAGCTGATAATTTGAAACTATATGAGAAGATCAAATTCCTACAATCTTATCAAGGAAGACAGAGCAAGGAGGACACTTTAGCAGAATCTCGTTACAGTAGCCAGTATGAAGAAGCTCTAgatcctttctcatctttttcaaggaaagaaaaattgcgACGTTATGCTGCTCTCAGTCCCTTTGAGAAGGTCACTTTGTCAATGGGACGATTTATTCTAGGAAACAAAACAGCACGAACAGTTGCTTTTCTGTACACAACCCTTGTACACAGTCTTGTATTCTTGGTTTTGTACAAAATAGCACACATTGAGTCATGCAAAAGGGATTTTGCATCAGACTGTGCTGAGAAATTTGCTGAACATATGCACCAGGTTCACGGGGAAAATGAAGTTAGTAATTTCTAG
- the LOC123514154 gene encoding uncharacterized protein LOC123514154: MAFGAEAWVLHPSRRLQDPFTSLPPVTSAPLEFRSYTPGSEKGKALESEVQRLLTKGAIEETSAKPGFYRHLFVVPKNTGGFRPILDLSTLNRYVTTTPFRMETVRTVMSAIHRHDWMTAINLRDAYFQIPIHPDSRKFLRFIWRGRHFQFRVLCFGLSTAPQVFTRMMGPVSAASHQQGVRLLRYLDDWLLLAHSEQTALEATSYPLRLCASLGIQVYWEKSSLSPSQTRIYLGMEIRSPLLKVFPTQKQLENLQHQIKTFLSVQSPPAKAWLALLGHMSSLLHLVPGARRRMRSLQFRLSQFWDRQSDGDDLPVPWDFEILDDLQWWTLDHNLLLGQSLQLASPDVCLYTDASTVGWGASILHDSVSSVWVTHKLSLHINLLELKAICLGLLHLKEHVRGQTVAVFSDNATALSYLAKEGGTCSGSLNAEAQAILQWEVCNLLWRLWSYPTVDLFATRLNFRLPNFISPFRDPMAVATDAFLYNWDHQDLYAFPPFPLFRKVLNKLKMARQTNVILIAPFWPQREWFPDLIQASVDTLRHLPQRRDLLRQPHVRKFHQALPMLQLTA, from the exons ATGGCATTTGGTGCAGAGGCATGGGTTCTCCATCCTTCACGAAGGTTACAAGATCCCTTCACATCTCTTCCCCCAGTCACCTCGGCACCTTTGGAGTTTCGTTCTTACACTCCAGGTTCCGAGAAGGGCAAGGCACTAGAATCCGAGGTCCAACGTCTCTTGACAAAGGGAGCAATAGAGGAGACGTCTGCAAAACCAGGTTTTTACCGTCACCTATTTGTGGTGCCCAAGAATACAGGAGGCTTTCGCCCAATCCTCGATTTATCCACACTGAATCGTTATGTGACTACCACTCCCTTCAGGATGGAAACAGTGAGGACGGTTATGTCCGCCATCCACAGACACGACTGGATGACTGCCATCAATCTCCGGGATGCTTATTTTCAGATCCCAATCCATCCAGACAGCCGAAAGTTTCTCCGCTTTATATGGAGAGGGCGTCACTTCCAGTTCAGGGTTCTTTGCTTTGGCCTCTCCACGGCCCCTCAAGTTTTTACCAGGATGATGGGTCCAGTTTCAGCGGCTTCACATCAACAGGGAGTTCGCCTCCTCCGTTACTTAGATGACTGGCTGCTGTTAGCTCACTCGGAACAGACGGCACTCGAGGCAACCAGTTACCCCCTCCGTCTGTGTGCATCACTCGGAATCCAGGTATACTGGGAAAAGTCATCGCTTTCACCCTCCCAGACAAGGATTTATTTGGGGATGGAGATTCGCTCTCCTCTTTTGAAGGTTTTCCCGACACAGAAACAACTAGAGAATCTACAACATCAAATTAAGACTTTTCTAAGTGTTCAGTCCCCTCCAGCAAAGGCTTGGTTAGCCCTCCTAGGCCACATGTCCTCTCTGCTGCATCTAGTTCCTGGGGCAAGACGGAGGATGCGCAGCCTTCAATTTCGCCTTTCCCAATTCTGGGATCGCCAGTCCGACGGAGACGACCTTCCAGTTCCTTGGGATTTTGAAATCCTGGACGATCTTCAGTGGTGGACACTGGACCACAATCTTCTGTTGGGACAGTCCCTTCAGTTAGCTTCACCGGACGTTTGTCTGTACACAGATGCTTCCACCGTCGGCTGGGGAGCGTCGATTCTACACGATTCAGTGAGCAGTGTGTGGGTCACTCACAAGCTCTCTTTACACATCAACCTTCTAGAACTCAAAGCTATATGTCTCGGCCTTCTGCACTTAAAGGAACATGTCCGAGGACAGACGGTGGCAGTGTTCTCCGACAATGCCACGGCCCTGTCGTATCTGGCAAAAGAAGGCGGGACTTGTTCAGGAAGCCTCAATGCCGAGGCTCAAGCAATCCTACAGTGG GAGGTTTGCAATCTCCTGTGGAGGCTTTGGAGTTATCCCACGGTGGACCTGTTTGCAACGAGGCTCAACTTCAGGCTACCAAACTTCATCTCCCCGTTTCGGGATCCAATGGCAGTAGCCACAGACGCCTTTCTGTATAATTGGGATCATCAAGATCTTTATGCCTTCCCACCTTTCCCGCTGTTCAGGAAGGTGCTCAACAAGCTGAAAATGGCACGTCAAACAAACGTGATCCTGATTGCTCCGTTTTGGCCACAGAGGGAATGGTTCCCAGACCTCATACAGGCCTCAGTAGACACTCTCAGGCATCTCCCGCAGCGCAGAGATCTACTTCGTCAGCCTCATGTTCGCAAATTCCATCAAGCTCTCCCCATGCTACAGCTAACCGCGTGA